The Megasphaera stantonii genome includes a window with the following:
- a CDS encoding YbaK/EbsC family protein, producing MSIQKVREYFAQWGMADRVLELDQSSATVDEAAAALHTEGRRIAKSMSFLLDDGPILVLFAGDARVDNHKFKTRFHKKATMIKHDDVERLIGHPVGGVCPFAVNPGVTVYLDESLKRFETVFPACGSGNSAIELTLPELELYARSQGWVDVSKGWQEEA from the coding sequence ATGTCTATTCAGAAGGTAAGGGAGTATTTTGCCCAGTGGGGCATGGCTGACCGCGTGTTGGAACTGGATCAGTCCAGCGCGACTGTCGACGAAGCGGCGGCGGCCCTTCATACGGAAGGCAGACGCATCGCCAAATCCATGTCGTTTTTATTGGATGACGGGCCGATTTTAGTATTGTTTGCCGGCGACGCCCGCGTGGACAATCATAAATTCAAGACGCGGTTCCATAAAAAGGCGACGATGATCAAGCATGACGACGTGGAACGGTTAATTGGACATCCCGTCGGCGGCGTCTGCCCCTTTGCCGTTAATCCCGGCGTGACCGTATATCTGGACGAATCGCTGAAGCGGTTTGAAACGGTCTTTCCGGCCTGCGGCAGCGGCAACAGCGCTATCGAACTGACGCTGCCGGAATTGGAACTCTACGCCCGGTCTCAAGGCTGGGTCGACGTTTCCAAAGGCTGGCAGGAAGAAGCATAA
- a CDS encoding AAA family ATPase, which yields MKPLYLEMNAFGPYAGRQVIDFRRLEDHKLFLIYGPTGAGKTTVLDAMCYALYGETSGNRRSGAHMRSEYASPEEETYVVFAFAIGPARYCVERRPEQQIAKKRGTGLKKSAASAALYAVDEKGEKTAVIATKKVGEEVERLLGFKAEQFRQVVLLPQGDFRRLLLASSADRQQIMQTLFHTQRYARLQELAKEKYDDILSQYDLRKERIAQLLQSLGAGDAAALTAMEQAADEEQRLRQGELDAAIADRDVYQKTVQDAQVVYSHWQNLKESRRLRDQLRQQETAMAEKQAYIDVLRRAQLLAEPCRQLDEIQAQGVAAGQKAGEAAVQAEGALQRLQAVRKEAEALQAQGAAHDADARQLILLQSMAEKAEQYGELCRRARQLADQSRRADEVLAALQKEREALQARIDAGRAEVAGQPELAAAWEQAKGQAAVWEERLNREAAIEALAEEISQKDSACRAAEDACRRAAAGAAQAQLDYEGVQALFLQGQAALLAKELKEGEPCPVCGATDHPMPAPLAAHMPRKEDVEARKRQAQQRDEERRQAELTLQRVQAEFQSLKRQRDDLRAQYPFECTSAQWRVRLDAQKQKVSLLGEQAAQAERTRAAVTQWELKQKEGIQKEEQSRQQAEAARLAAAQSQLAKKQAEADVPAEYRDAAVLRRHMADLSQRVKAYEEQAERSRKAVVDAEKEAARWTEQERLLQEQVTALRKQYKEYAADLKERVRQAGIESLQQCRELQPFVGSIDREQQAVDEYNRDVQQIQGRIAQEEKAVASQPEPDMAAYKAQLDEKNKLCQRLSESCAAAAIRRQELCRGREQIAAWQGEQAELSARYEAVGSIYELISGQHTGVNFERYVLGALLDEVLAAANARLDLMSRRRYELQRSRSWDDKRVRRIGLDIEVFDNYTGYARPANTLSGGETFLASLALALGLADVVQAYSGGIHLDTIFIDEGFGTLDGETLDFALKALMELKQGGRLVGIISHVPELRERIDARLAVHKTDRGSTADFELP from the coding sequence GTGAAACCATTATATTTGGAAATGAACGCCTTCGGTCCCTATGCCGGGCGTCAGGTTATTGATTTCCGCCGGCTGGAAGATCATAAGCTGTTTTTGATATACGGGCCGACCGGCGCCGGCAAGACGACGGTACTGGATGCGATGTGCTATGCCCTGTACGGCGAAACGAGCGGAAACCGCCGCTCGGGCGCCCATATGCGCAGTGAATATGCTTCGCCGGAAGAGGAGACGTACGTCGTCTTTGCCTTTGCCATCGGGCCGGCGCGGTACTGCGTCGAGCGAAGGCCGGAGCAGCAGATAGCGAAAAAGCGCGGCACTGGCTTAAAGAAATCGGCGGCGTCGGCCGCCTTATACGCCGTGGACGAAAAGGGCGAAAAGACGGCGGTCATTGCGACGAAAAAGGTCGGCGAAGAGGTGGAACGGCTGCTGGGCTTTAAGGCCGAGCAGTTCCGGCAGGTCGTCCTGCTGCCCCAGGGGGATTTCCGCCGTTTGCTGCTGGCCAGCTCGGCGGACCGCCAGCAGATTATGCAGACCTTGTTTCATACCCAGCGCTACGCCCGGCTGCAGGAGCTGGCAAAGGAAAAATACGACGATATCCTGTCGCAGTACGACTTGCGCAAGGAGCGCATTGCTCAGCTTTTGCAGAGCCTGGGAGCCGGCGATGCAGCGGCGCTGACCGCTATGGAACAAGCTGCAGACGAAGAACAACGGCTGCGTCAGGGCGAATTGGACGCGGCCATAGCCGACCGCGATGTCTATCAGAAAACAGTCCAGGATGCGCAGGTAGTGTACAGCCATTGGCAGAATTTGAAGGAAAGCCGCAGGCTGCGGGATCAGCTGCGTCAGCAGGAAACAGCTATGGCGGAGAAACAGGCTTATATCGACGTGCTGCGCCGCGCACAGCTGCTGGCGGAACCATGCCGTCAGCTCGATGAGATACAGGCCCAGGGCGTCGCCGCCGGACAAAAAGCCGGCGAAGCTGCCGTACAGGCCGAGGGGGCGCTACAGCGACTTCAGGCCGTACGCAAAGAGGCCGAAGCGCTGCAGGCGCAGGGCGCGGCCCATGACGCCGACGCAAGGCAACTCATACTGCTGCAGAGTATGGCGGAAAAAGCCGAGCAGTATGGAGAGCTGTGCCGCAGGGCCCGGCAGCTGGCGGACCAGAGTCGGCGCGCCGACGAGGTATTGGCGGCGCTGCAGAAGGAACGGGAGGCCTTGCAGGCCCGGATAGACGCTGGACGGGCGGAAGTAGCCGGCCAGCCGGAGCTGGCCGCGGCATGGGAGCAGGCCAAAGGGCAGGCCGCTGTCTGGGAAGAAAGGCTGAATCGAGAAGCGGCGATAGAGGCCTTGGCTGAGGAAATCTCGCAGAAGGACAGCGCGTGCCGGGCTGCCGAGGACGCCTGCCGCCGGGCCGCCGCCGGGGCAGCGCAGGCGCAGCTAGATTACGAAGGCGTACAAGCCTTGTTTTTGCAGGGACAGGCCGCTTTGCTGGCTAAGGAGCTGAAAGAAGGAGAGCCTTGTCCTGTTTGCGGCGCGACGGATCATCCCATGCCGGCTCCTTTGGCGGCTCATATGCCGCGGAAAGAGGATGTAGAAGCGCGGAAACGGCAGGCTCAGCAGCGCGATGAGGAGCGCCGTCAGGCTGAACTGACTCTCCAGCGCGTACAGGCGGAGTTCCAAAGTCTGAAGCGGCAGCGCGACGACCTGCGTGCTCAGTATCCTTTTGAATGTACGTCCGCCCAATGGCGGGTACGGCTGGACGCGCAGAAGCAGAAGGTTAGCCTCCTGGGCGAACAAGCCGCCCAGGCAGAACGGACGAGGGCCGCCGTGACGCAATGGGAGCTGAAGCAAAAGGAAGGGATACAAAAAGAAGAGCAGTCCCGCCAGCAGGCGGAAGCGGCTCGACTTGCCGCCGCGCAGAGCCAGTTGGCGAAGAAACAGGCCGAAGCGGACGTACCGGCAGAATATCGGGACGCCGCCGTACTGAGACGGCATATGGCTGATTTGAGCCAGCGCGTTAAAGCCTATGAAGAACAGGCAGAACGAAGCCGAAAGGCCGTCGTCGACGCCGAAAAGGAGGCCGCGCGCTGGACGGAGCAGGAACGCCTGCTGCAGGAGCAGGTGACGGCTCTGCGAAAGCAATATAAAGAGTACGCCGCCGATTTGAAGGAACGGGTTCGACAGGCTGGAATCGAAAGCCTGCAGCAATGCCGGGAACTGCAGCCCTTTGTAGGCTCCATCGACAGAGAGCAGCAGGCTGTCGACGAGTATAACCGGGACGTACAGCAGATACAGGGCCGGATAGCGCAGGAAGAAAAGGCCGTCGCCTCGCAGCCGGAGCCAGATATGGCGGCATATAAGGCGCAGCTTGACGAAAAAAACAAGCTGTGCCAGCGATTATCTGAATCCTGTGCCGCCGCGGCGATACGCCGACAGGAGCTGTGCCGGGGGCGGGAGCAGATTGCCGCCTGGCAGGGAGAGCAAGCGGAGCTGTCGGCTCGGTATGAGGCAGTCGGTTCCATATATGAACTGATTTCCGGACAGCATACGGGTGTCAACTTCGAGCGGTATGTGCTGGGAGCACTTCTCGACGAAGTCTTGGCGGCGGCCAACGCCCGCCTCGATTTGATGAGCCGCCGGCGGTATGAGCTGCAGCGTTCCCGCTCGTGGGACGACAAGCGCGTGCGGCGCATCGGCCTGGATATCGAAGTATTCGACAACTATACGGGATACGCCCGCCCGGCTAATACGCTCTCCGGCGGCGAGACATTTTTGGCTTCCCTGGCCTTAGCCCTAGGACTGGCCGACGTGGTACAGGCCTATTCCGGCGGCATTCACCTCGATACGATATTTATCGACGAAGGATTCGGTACTCTCGACGGAGAAACGCTGGATTTCGCCTTAAAGGCTCTGATGGAGCTCAAGCAGGGCGGCCGTCTCGTCGGCATTATCTCCCACGTACCGGAGCTGAGAGAGCGAATCGACGCGCGCCTGGCCGTCCACAAGACCGACAGGGGCAGTACGGCTGACTTCGAATTGCCGTAA
- a CDS encoding VOC family protein: MQFTFRHTNFNVLDLQRSMEFYKEALGLTEVRRIEKPDFTIVYLGDGVSDFQLELTWLKDRKEPYNLGENEFHTAFSVKDMDAALAKHKEMGCVVYENPAMGIYFIVDPDGYWLEVVPER, translated from the coding sequence ATGCAGTTTACATTCAGACATACTAATTTTAACGTGCTGGACTTGCAGCGCAGCATGGAGTTTTACAAAGAAGCCCTGGGCCTTACGGAAGTGCGCCGTATTGAAAAGCCTGATTTTACGATTGTTTATCTCGGCGACGGCGTTTCTGATTTCCAGTTGGAGCTGACGTGGCTCAAAGACAGAAAAGAGCCCTATAATCTCGGCGAAAACGAGTTCCATACGGCCTTTTCCGTCAAGGATATGGATGCGGCCCTGGCCAAGCATAAGGAAATGGGCTGTGTCGTCTATGAAAATCCGGCTATGGGCATTTATTTTATCGTCGACCCCGACGGCTACTGGCTGGAAGTCGTTCCGGAACGGTAA
- a CDS encoding exonuclease SbcCD subunit D, which yields MRILHTADWHLGKLFYGDYLTDDQAYVLTEQLLPMIRDEGIDAVVLAGDVYDRSLPPADAVALFDEIATKITAEAGVPFFVISGNHDSAARLSFGSRMLEKQGFYIAGELDKLIGPVVLHDAYGPVAFVLLPFIEPAAARLYFGDDTIRSHEDALARFIDSRRAGTAMRTVCVAHVFAAGGESSDSERPLSIGGSDAVSPALFSDYTYTALGHLHGPQQVGGPNVRYAGSLLKYSFGEWRQKKGAVIVDIDEKGGTATSFLPFSPRHDVRVVEGLFEDIMAGEDLHTDDYILFRLTDTAPILDGMAKLRQKYPRAAALEMPNRQSGGTGERDFDLHRTTERQLFESFATAMMPDRPLTEAEQACMDDLWTDMLQREGDGLL from the coding sequence ATGCGGATTCTGCATACGGCAGATTGGCATTTAGGAAAACTATTTTACGGCGATTACCTGACGGACGACCAGGCCTATGTGCTGACGGAACAGCTTCTGCCGATGATCCGGGACGAGGGCATCGACGCCGTCGTGCTGGCCGGCGACGTATACGACCGCAGCTTGCCGCCGGCAGACGCCGTGGCCTTGTTTGATGAAATCGCGACGAAGATTACGGCGGAAGCGGGGGTTCCCTTTTTCGTCATCAGCGGCAATCATGACAGCGCGGCCCGCCTGTCCTTCGGCAGCCGGATGCTGGAAAAACAGGGGTTTTATATTGCCGGGGAACTCGACAAGCTGATCGGGCCGGTCGTCCTGCATGACGCCTATGGACCCGTGGCCTTTGTGCTCCTGCCGTTTATCGAGCCGGCAGCGGCCAGGTTGTATTTCGGCGACGATACGATCCGCAGCCATGAGGACGCCTTAGCCCGTTTCATAGACAGCCGGCGCGCCGGAACGGCGATGCGGACGGTCTGCGTCGCCCATGTCTTCGCTGCCGGCGGCGAAAGCAGCGATTCAGAACGCCCGTTGTCGATCGGCGGAAGCGACGCCGTTTCGCCGGCCTTGTTTTCCGACTATACGTATACGGCTCTGGGCCATCTCCACGGGCCGCAGCAGGTGGGCGGGCCGAACGTGCGCTATGCCGGCAGCCTGCTGAAATATTCCTTCGGCGAATGGAGGCAGAAAAAAGGAGCCGTCATCGTGGATATAGACGAAAAGGGCGGGACGGCGACGTCGTTTTTGCCCTTTTCTCCCCGCCATGACGTACGCGTCGTCGAGGGCTTGTTTGAGGATATCATGGCCGGCGAAGACTTGCATACCGACGACTATATCCTGTTCCGCCTGACCGATACGGCTCCGATTCTGGACGGCATGGCTAAGCTGCGGCAGAAATATCCGCGAGCGGCGGCGCTGGAAATGCCGAACCGTCAAAGCGGCGGCACGGGAGAACGGGACTTCGACCTGCACAGGACTACGGAGCGGCAGCTGTTTGAGAGCTTTGCCACGGCCATGATGCCGGACCGGCCGCTGACGGAGGCCGAGCAGGCTTGCATGGACGACTTGTGGACGGATATGCTGCAGCGGGAAGGAGACGGCTTGTTGTGA
- a CDS encoding tRNA threonylcarbamoyladenosine dehydratase, whose product MREEYAQRTALLLGWDKVEALAGKTVLVFGVGGVGSFVAEALCRAGIGRLILVDGDVYDPSNVNRQLGATVPAIGRPKVEVMKERFLSINPDIEVETHHVFYLPAERPGLVAQSGADYVVDAIDTVAAKVDIIAEAYEAGIPVISAMGAGNKLHPELFEIAEIEKTSVDPLAKVMRRELKKRNIRRVKVVYSKETPRPVRREEGCSGIGSISFVPSAAGLILAGAVIRDLLQIP is encoded by the coding sequence GTGCGGGAGGAATACGCCCAGCGGACGGCGCTGCTGCTGGGATGGGATAAGGTAGAAGCCCTAGCGGGCAAAACGGTGCTGGTGTTCGGCGTCGGCGGCGTCGGTTCCTTTGTGGCCGAGGCCCTTTGCCGGGCCGGTATCGGCCGCTTGATTCTCGTCGACGGCGACGTATACGACCCGTCTAATGTAAACCGCCAGCTCGGGGCGACTGTGCCGGCTATTGGCCGGCCTAAGGTCGAGGTCATGAAGGAGCGGTTTTTGTCGATTAATCCGGACATAGAGGTCGAAACGCATCACGTGTTTTACCTGCCGGCAGAGCGGCCGGGCCTGGTTGCGCAGTCGGGCGCTGATTACGTCGTTGACGCCATTGATACAGTAGCGGCGAAGGTCGATATCATAGCAGAAGCCTATGAGGCCGGTATTCCCGTCATTTCCGCTATGGGAGCGGGGAATAAGCTCCATCCGGAGCTGTTTGAAATTGCCGAGATCGAGAAGACGTCTGTCGATCCCCTGGCCAAGGTGATGCGGAGGGAGCTGAAAAAGCGGAATATCCGCCGCGTCAAGGTCGTATATTCCAAAGAGACGCCCCGGCCAGTACGGCGGGAAGAAGGCTGTTCCGGCATAGGCAGTATTTCCTTCGTGCCGTCGGCAGCCGGACTCATTTTAGCCGGAGCGGTGATACGGGATCTTCTCCAAATCCCATAA
- a CDS encoding deoxyribonuclease IV has product MLHIGCHLSVSQGFRHMGEEALTIGADTFQFFTRNPRGGSVRKLDIDDMKQLNELMAAHDFAPILAHAPYTLNGCSKTERTRQFAVEAMSEDLQRLEYLDNCRYNFHPGSHVGQGADEGIRLIASMMNQCMFSGQRTTVLLETMAGKGTEVGRSFEELAAIIDKVQFSDKVGVCLDTCHVFDGGYDITERLDEVLEQFDRLIGLERLKAVHINDSKNPLGSRKDRHEKIGEGHIGLEAFRKIINHPALRTLPFYLETPNELDGYAREIAMLRDLYCE; this is encoded by the coding sequence ATGCTGCATATAGGATGTCATCTGTCCGTTTCCCAGGGCTTTCGCCATATGGGCGAGGAAGCTCTGACCATCGGCGCCGATACGTTTCAGTTTTTTACGCGCAATCCCCGCGGCGGCAGTGTCCGAAAGCTGGATATAGACGATATGAAGCAGCTGAACGAGCTCATGGCGGCCCATGATTTTGCGCCTATTCTGGCCCATGCGCCGTATACGCTCAACGGCTGCTCCAAGACGGAGCGAACGCGGCAGTTTGCCGTCGAAGCGATGAGCGAGGATTTGCAGCGGCTGGAATATCTGGATAACTGCCGTTACAATTTTCATCCCGGCAGCCACGTCGGGCAGGGCGCGGACGAGGGAATCCGCCTCATTGCGTCCATGATGAACCAATGCATGTTTTCAGGACAAAGGACGACGGTGCTGCTGGAAACCATGGCCGGCAAGGGGACGGAAGTAGGCCGCAGCTTTGAAGAGCTGGCGGCTATTATCGACAAGGTGCAATTTTCTGATAAGGTAGGCGTCTGCCTGGATACGTGCCACGTATTTGACGGCGGCTATGACATTACGGAGCGCCTGGATGAGGTGCTGGAGCAGTTTGACCGCCTTATCGGATTGGAGCGGCTGAAGGCCGTTCATATCAACGACAGCAAGAATCCCCTGGGCAGCCGCAAGGACCGGCATGAAAAAATCGGCGAAGGCCATATCGGACTGGAGGCATTTCGGAAGATTATCAACCATCCGGCCCTGCGGACGCTGCCGTTTTATCTGGAAACTCCTAACGAGTTAGACGGCTACGCCAGGGAAATCGCTATGCTGCGGGATTTATACTGCGAATAA